A window of Variovorax sp. HW608 genomic DNA:
GGCATCCGTTGACATCCTCGTGCAGGGTGACCGGATCGCCGCGATCGCTGCGGGTCTTGCCGCGCCGGCCGGCTGCGCGGTGGAGGAGGGCGGCGGCGCGCTGCTGCTGCCGGGGCTGGTCGAAGGCCACACCCACCTCGACAAGACGATGTGGGGCATGGACTGGTATCGCAACGAAGTCGGCACGCGGCTCATCGACAAGATCGAGAACGAGCGCGCCTTCCGCCAGGCGAGCGGCCACGATGCCGCCACGCAATCGCTGCTGCTCGCGAAGGCCTTCCTCGCTGCCGGCACCACGCGGCTGCGCACGCATGTGGACGTCGACACGCAGGCCGGCCTTGGCCACCTGCAAGGCGTGATGCGCACGCGCGAGACGCTGCAGGCGCTGCAGCAGATCCAGATCGTCGCGTTCCCGCAGTCGGGGCTGCTGCAGCGGCCCGGCACCGCCGAACTGCTCGACGAGGCGATGGCCGCGGGTGCGGACGTGCTCGGCGGCCTCGACCCGTGCGCGATCGACGGTGACCCCGTGCGTTCGCTCGACGTCCTCTTCGGCATCGCCGAGCGGCACGGTCGTCCGCTCGACATCCACCTGCACGAGCCCGGTGCGATGGGCGCGTTCTCGCTCGAACTGATCCTGGACCGGACCGCGGCGCATGGGCTCGAGGGCCGCGTCGCGATCAGCCACGGCTTCTGCCTCGGCGACCTGGCGGACGGCGAGCGCGGGGTGCTGCTCGATCGCATGGCGAAGCTCGGTGTGTGCCTCGTCACGAGCGCGCCGCCGTCGCGCACCGTGCCGCCGCTCATGGCGTGCCGGCAGGCCGGCGTGACCGTGCTCGGGGGCAATGACGGCATCCGCGACACCTGGTCGCCCTACGGCAATCCGGACATGCTGGAGCGCGCGATGTTCATCGGCATGCGCTACAACCTGCGCCGCGACGACGAGATCGAGATCGCGCTCGATACCGTCACGCATTCCGGTGCGGACGGCTGCGGCTTCGCTGATTACGGGCTGGTGCCGGGCAACCGCGCGGATCTGGTGCTCGTCGATGCGCAGACCGTGGCACAGGCGGTGGTCTCGCGGCCGGTGCGGCGGCTGGTCGTCGCCGGCGGGCGCATCGTCGCGCGCGCCGGCGCGCTGCTGCCGGACGCGGTGCCGGCGTGACGGCGGCCATTGCGGGCAGGCCGCCCGCCAGGATGCAAGGGCTCGGCTTCGCGCTGCTGGTCGTGCTCATCGCGATCAACCTGCGCGCCTTTCTCACGTCCACGAGCCCGCTGCTCGACGAGATCCGCGCCGAGACCGGGCTCGGCTTCCGTGGCGCGTCGATGCTGACCATGCTGCCGATGCTTGCGATGGGGCTGATGTCGCTGATCGGCGTGTCGCTCGGTGGCCGCATCGGCGCCCGCGCCGGCGTGCTGTGCGGACTCGCGGCCATCGCCGTGGCCTGCGGCGGGCGACTTTTCGCCGAGGACGCCGCGTGGCTGCTCGCCAGCGCCGCGCTGGCCGGCGTCGGCGTGGGGCTGGTGCAGGCGCTGATGCCCGGCGTGGTCAAGCGGGGCTATCCGGCGCATACGGGCATGGCGATGGGGCTCTATTCGGCCGCGCTCATGGGCGGCGGCGGGCTGGGCGCCATCGGCGCGCCGTGGCTTGCGCATGCAAGTGGCGACTGGCATGCGGCACTGGCGATCTGGGCGCTGCCGGCCTTGCTCGCGGCGGTGATCTGGGCGTGCTCGCGATCCGATGCCGCCGCGACTGGCGCGGCCATGGATTCCGAAACACGAAACGGCTGGCGGCAATGCCTGCGCAACCCCCGCGCATGGTTGCTCGCCTGCTACTTCGGGCTCGTCAACGGCGGCTACACCAGCCTCGTCGCGTGGCTGCCGCAGTTCTATGCCGCAAAAGGCCGGGACGCGGCGCACAGCGGCTCGATGCTCACCTGGATGACCGTCGCGCAGCTGGTCTCCGCGCTCCTCGTGCCGGTGCTCGCCCGACGCCACCGCGACCTGCGGCCATGGCTGGTCGCCATGCTGGTCCTGCAGATCTCGGGCTTCGCGGCGCTGGCGCTCGATGCGCCGATGGCCGTGTCCGCCGTCGGCGTGCTGGGGTTCGGCCTGGGCGGCGCGTTTGCGCTGTGCATGGCGCTGGCGCTCGATCATCTTCCGCATCCCGAGCAGGCCGGTGCGCTCGCGGCCTTCATGCAGGGCGTCGGTTTCATGGTCGCTGCGCTGGCGCCGCTGGCGACCGGGTGGATGCGCGAGCACGCGGGGGGCTTCGAAGCGTCGTGGACATACCTCGGGGTGGTCGCGATGCTTCTGCTGCCTGTGACATGGCGACTCGATCCGCGCTCGTATGCGCGCGCAGTGGGCGGTCTTTTCACGAGCGCGGGCAAGCATGCATGGGCGGCAGGCAAAAATAGAATGTCGCTCGACCTATGAAACACAAGAAGGGCATGGCCCTTTCGCATGCCCTGACGTGAAGCCCCCCGACCGGCGCGCTCCCGCGAGCGGCAGCGGCGGCCTCTCGGCCCTGCTGCTGCTCGTCACGGCCCTCTGGGGCCTCAACATGACCGCGATGAAGACCATCGCGACCTACTTCGACCCGGCCGTGATGGCGACCTGGCGGGCCGCGATCGCCGCGACCTTGATGGGCGTGCTGCTCTGGCGGCAGCGCTCGACCCGGCAGCGCACGCGCATGAACCGGCGCCAGTTCGCCACCGCGGTGGGCTGCGCGGTGCTGATGGTCTATCTCAACCAGATCCTCGTCGCTGGGGGGCTTTCGAGGACCACGGCGACGAACGGGTCGGTGGCGATCGCCTTGAGCCCGCTGGTCTCTTCGCTCATGGCCGCGGCCATCCTGCGCGAGCGCATCGGCGTGATGCGGATCGTGGGTGTGCTGCTCGGTCTGGGCGGGGTGCTGATCGTGGTGCTGAAGTCGCCCGGCGCCCATGTCGCCGGCGCGGGCTGGGGCGATGCCATGGTGGTCGCCTCGGTCGTGACCTTCTCGATCGGCGGCGTGTTCATCCAGCGGCTCGCGCGCGAGACCGATGCGCTGCACGCCAGCGCGATGATCTACGCCTGCGGCACGCTGATGCTGGCGCTGCACGCGATCGCCGTCGGCGCGGCCGGCAGCATCACGGGATGGCTGTCGGGCTTCTGGCCGGTGATGCTGGTGCTGTTCTCGGCGCTGATCGCCACCGCTTTCGGCAACCTCGCATGGAACCATGCGATCGTGAAGATCGGCGTTGCGCGCGTGTCGTTGTGGTTCTACTGGGTGCCGGTGTTCGGCGTGGGCTTTGCGGCGCTGCTGCTTGGCGAAACGCTGTCGCTGTGGCATGTGGCGGGCCTCGTGGCCGTCGCAGCCGGGACGGCGCTGGGCACTTACAGCCGGGCCTGAAGGGCGGGAGAGCGGGACCGCTTTGGTATCGTAGTGTGTCCAGGTCCGCAGGAACTACACAACGACAGCAAAGGACGCCAATCGTGGCGGCCGACCTCTCACAATGGTGCGGTGTTGCGTCCGGACCATCGCACACTGGAGAGAACCCTCGATGCCGCTTCCCCGCACGCTTCTCGCGCGAATCACGCTGGTGGTGGTCGCCGGCATGGTGATCGCGCAGGCGCTGACCTTCATGGCGATCCGCTACGAGCGCGGACAGGCGATGCAGACGCTGATGATCAGCGGCGTCGAGCGCGACATCGCCAGCTCGATCGCCGTGCTGGACCGCGTGCCCGCCTCCGAGCGGCCGGGGTGGCTGGACCGGCTGGAACGCCCCAACTTCCGCTTCGCGCTCACGGGCGACGTCGACACGCCCGCGCCCGCTTCCGGGCCGCTGCGCCAGTTCGTCGACGTGATCACGGCCGCGCTCAAGCCCTATCCCGTGCTCGCCGTGGGGCTGGTCCCGTCGATGCGGGAGGCGGTGCGCATGCAGGTGCGGCTCGGCGATGGCAGCAGCGTCTACCTGCTGGCACGGCGCGTTCCGATGCCGATGTCCGAATGGGTGATCTGGCTGCTGCTGGCGCAACTGGTGGTGCTGGGGCTTTGCGCATGGCAGGCCGCGCGATGGATGACCCGGCCGCTCAAGCGCCTGGGCGATGCCGCCGATGCGCTGGGCCCCGATCTGCGTCCGACGGTGGTCGACGAGAACGGACCGGTCGAGGTGGCGCGCACTGCGCGCGCCTTCAACGCCATGCAGCGGCGGATCGCCGGCTATGTGCAGGAGCGGATCCAGATCCTCGCGGCCGTATCGCATGACCTGCAGACACCGATCACCCGCATGCGGCTTCGCGTCGACCTGATGGACGACGAACTGCCCGAGCGCGACAAGTTCCGGCAGGACCTCGAGTCCATGCGCAGCCTCGTGCAGGAAGGCGTGAGCTACGCCCGCACGCTGCAGGGCAGCACCGAGGCCGAGCGGCGCGTGGATGTCGGGGCCTTGCTCCAGAGCATCGTCAACGACTACGCCGACACCGGCCAGCCGGTGACGCTGGCGGGCGATGCCGGCGAGCCGGTCGCGACGCGCCCCAATGCCTTGCGGCGCGTGGTCGGCAACCTGGTGGACAACGCGCTCAAGTTCGGCACCAAGGTGGAGGTGCGCCTGTCGCGCATCGAGGCAGCGGGCGGTGCGCAACTGCATATCGCGGTGCGGGACGACGGCCCGGGCATTCCACCCGACCAGCTCGAAGCCGTGCTGCAGCCGTTCTATCGCGTCGAAGGCTCGCGCAGCCGCGAGACCGGCGGCACCGGCCTGGGCCTCGCCATCGCGCACCAGCTCACGCTGGCGATGGGCGGCGAGCTCGTGCTGAGCAACCGCGCCGAAGGCGGGCTGGAAGCGCTGCTGCGCCTGCCCGTCTGAACCCGATCTCTGGAGATTCCCCATGACCGTCACCGCTCCCGCCGCCGACCACATCCTGGTGGTGGACGACGACCGCGAGATCCGCGAGCTGATCAGCGCCTACCTCGTCAAGAACGGCATGCGCGTGGAGGCCGTGCCCACCGGCCGCCACATGCGGCAGGCGCTCGACCAGTCCGGTCCGTTCGACCTCATCGTGCTGGACCTGATGCTGCCGGGCGAGGACGGCCTCCAGCTGTGCCGCGACCTGCGCGCCGGCAAGCACAAGGCGATCCCGATCCTGATGCTCACGGCGCGCGGCGACGAGGCCGACCGCATCCTGGGCCTGGAAATGGGCGCGGACGACTACCTCGCCAAGCCCTTTGCCGCGCGCGAGCTGCTGGCGCGCATCCGCTCGGTGCTGCGGCGCACGCGCATGCTGCCGCCCAACATGCGAAGCAGCGCGGAGGCGCGCTGGCTGGTCTTCGGTGACTGGCGGCTCGACACGGTCGAGCGCCATCTGCTCGACGCCGAGGGCGTGGTGGTGTCGCTGAGCGGGGCGGAATACCGGCTGCTGCGCATGTTCCTCGACCATCCGCAGAAGGTGCTCAACCGCGACCAGATCCTCAACATCACGCAGGGGCGCGACGCCGAGCTGTTCGAGCGCTCCATCGACCTGATGGTGAGCCGCCTGCGCAAGGCCCTGCGCGACGACGCGCGCGAGCCGCGCTACATCAAGACGGTGCGCAGCGAGGGGTATGTGTTCTCGGCTGAGGTGCGGGTGGGCGAGGAGGTCTGATCCGATCGCGGACGAGCCGATTCACGGGGTTCGATGCGACCAATCTCGACAACTCTTGCGCCACAGATCCCGCAGCCCATTCGGGATAATTCTTTGCTTTGGAAGCCATGAGTCAAAGCTCGGGATTGGTGAGTCAAATGCTGGAGACGGTTTGATGAGCGCGCCGGTTGCGGCCGCGCCAGCGGTGGAGAGCATTTCTCTGAGCATCGCTTCGCTGCGAGGCCAGCGGGTGATTCTGGATGCCGACCTGGCCGCGCTCTATGAGGTGCCGACCAAGCGTTTCAATGAGGCGGTCAAGCGCAATGCAGCGCGGTTTCCGGCCGACTTCATGTTCCAGCTCTCGGCCGAGGAGTGGGAGGCTTTGAGGTCGCAATTTGCGACCTCAAACGCAGGCCGGGGCGGCCGGCGTTATCGGCCATTTGCGTTCACTGAGCACGGCGCGATCATGGCCGCAATGGTCTTGAACAGCTCGCGCGCGGTGGAGGTGTCAACCTACGTGGTGCGTGCTTTTGTGCGGCTGCGCGAGATGGCGCTCGATCATCGCGACTTGGCCAAGCGCCTTGATGCGCTGGAGGAGAAGACCGAACTGCTGGACATGCGCCACGACTCCTTCAGCCGCAACACGCGCAGTCAGCTCAAGCAGGTGTTCGAGGCCTTGCGTCAGCTGATGGTGCAGCCCGAACCATCGAAACGGCCCATCGGGTTCGTCACGCCCGAGGAGAAGAAGGGCTCCAAGGATTCACGCGCCAGGAAGAGCTCTTAGCAGCACGCCTCCTCACCGACAGCGAAATCGCCTGTAAACCCTTCTTGCGTGCGAGGCGCGACATCAACGCGCGGATTCACCGAGAGTCGATCCGGGAGCTTTGGCAGCCAGATGCCCGAGCCCAGTTCCGACTTTTGTACCGCTCTGTATCTGAACGCCGTCCGATACACGGCCATTCACTCCGGGTCGCTCGCGACACATGCCGCGTACATCCGGGCGGTCTACTGGCGTCACCCCCAGCAACGAGGACAGACGCCTTGAACACAACGAACGCTCCCACCGCCCGCCGCGGCTTTCTCGCCGGTGCCGCCGCCACGCTGGCCACCGTGCCCCTGAGCGGACTGCTCGCCTCCGCCGCCCAGGCTGCGGAGCCGGCGCGCGCCAGCGGGCAGACACGCTTCCAGACGCTCAGGCAGATCGATGCCGGCGATCTGAACGTCGGCTATGCCGAGGCCGGTCCGGCCGATGGGGAGCCGGTGATCCTGCTCCATGGCTGGCCTTACGACATCCACACCTACGTGGACGTCGCGCCGATCCTGGCCGCGGCCGGGCATCGCGTCATCGTTCCGTACCTGCGGGGCTACGGCTCGACGCGCTTCCTGGCCGCCGGCACGCCGCGCAACGGCCAGCAGGCCGCGGTGGCACAGGACATCATCACGCTGATGGACGCGCTGAAGATCCAGCGCGCCACCGTCGCCGGCTGCGACTGGGGCGCGCGCACTGCCTGCATCCTGGCGGCGCTGTGGCCCGAGCGCTTCAATGCGCTGGTGTCGGTCAGCGGCTACCTGATCGGCAACCCCAAGGTCAACGCGATGCCGCAGTCGCCGGCGGCCGAGTTCGCGTGGTGGTACCAGTCGTACTTCGCGACCGACCGCGGCAGCGAAGGCTACGAGAAGGACCGCGCCGCCTTCGCGCGCTTCATCTGGCGCCAGGCTTCGCCGCAATGGCAGTTCGACGATGCGACCTTCGCGCGCTCGGCGGCGGCATTCGACAACCCTGATCACGTCGCGGTCGTCGTCCACAACTATCGTTGGCGCATCGGGCTGGTGCAGGGCGAGGCGCGCTTCGATGCGCTCGAAGCCCGCCTGGCCGAGGCGCCGCGCATCGCGCTGCCGACGATCACGCTCGAAGGCGATGCCAACGGTGCGCCGCATCCCGATCCGGCGGCCTACGCGGCGAAGTTCTCGGGGCCCCACCAGCACCGGCAGCTGCGCGGCGGCGTCGGCCACAACCTGCCGCAAGAGGCGCCGGCGGATTTCGCGCGTGCGGTGCTCGACGTGGCGCGGCTCTGATTCACGTCAAGCCGGACTGTCCAAGGAGATCGTCATGAATGCCTCCCTCTACCTCGCGGCCTTCTCGGGCGGTGCGCTGACTCTGCTGAGCCCGTGCATCCTGCCGGTGCTGCCCTTCGTCCTCGCCCGCACGGGGCGGCCGTTTCGGCAGGGCACGCTGCCGTTGCTGCTCGGCATGGCGCTGACCTTCGCGGCCGTGGCTTCGCTGGGCGCGGTGGCGGGCGGCTGGGCGGTGCGCTTCAACCAGTTCGGCCGTGCTGCGGCGCTCGTCGTGCTGGCGGTCAGTGCGCTGGCGCTGCTTTCGCCGCGGCTGGCGGACTGGATATCGCGCCCGGTGGTGCGGCTGGGCGATCGGCTGTCGAATCGCGTCGGTCGCGATACGGGCTGGCCCGGCTCGGTGCTGCTCGGCGTCGCGACGGGCTTCGTCTGGTCGCCGTGCGCGGGGCCGATCCTCGGCCTGATCCTCACCGGCGCGGCGCTGGCCGGCCCCGGCGTGCAGACCTCCTTGCTGCTGCTGGCCTATGCGGCCGGCGCGGCGCTCGCGCTCGGCGTGGCCCTGCGGGTGGGAGAAGAGCGGTTCGCCGGCTTGAACGCACGCCTGCGCACCAGCGTCTGGCCGCGCCGTGTGCTGGGCTCGGCCATGCTGGCGGGCGTGGCGGCGGTGGCGGCCGGCGTGGACACCGGCGCGCTGGCGCGCCTGTCGCTGGACTGGAGCAATGGCCTGGAGCAGCGCCTGCTGCAGGCGCTCCCCATGGGCGCCGCGGCGGCCGACACCTTGCCCGGCGCCGCGAAAGCTTCCGAGGCCCCGCGCGGCACACCGTCGGGTTTGCCGGTCGAATCGATCCGGCCGGATCTGTCGGGCGCGGTGAACTGGCTCAACGGCGAGCCGCTGAACCTCCAGCAGCTGCGCGGCAAGGTCGTGCTGGTCAACTTCTGGACCTACTCGTGCATCAACTGCCTGCGCACCCTGCCGCACGTGCGCGCCTGGGCCCAGAAGTACGCCGACCGGGGCCTAGTGGTGATCGGGGTGCACACGCCCGAGTTCGCGTTCGAGAAGGAAACCGGCAACGTGCAGAAGGCGCTCAAGCGCCTGGACATCACCTATCCGGTGGCGCAGGACAACGACTTCGCCATCTGGCGCGCATTCCAGAACCAGTACTGGCCGGCGCTCTACTTCATCGACGCGGAGGGCCGCGTGCGGCACCACCAGTTCGGTGAGGGCGGCGAGGCGCGCTCCGAACAGGTGATCCGGGCCCTGCTGCGCGAGGCCGGCGCCGATGTCGCGGCCGCGAACGTCGTCGTGCCCGACACGCGCGGCCCGGGCCTGCCGGCCGATCTGCGCAACGTGCGTTCGCCCGAGACCTACCTCGGCTACCGCCAGGCCAGCGGCTTCGCGTCGCCGTCGGGCGTCGCCGGCGACCGCAGCAAGGCCTACACGCTGGGCCGCCTCGGGCTCAACGACTGGGGCCTGAAGGGCGCGTGGACCGTGGGCCCCGAGATCGTGCAACTCGACGAGGCCGGCGGCGCGGTCGCGATGCGCTTCCATGCGCGCGATGCGCACCTGGTGCTGGGTCTCGCGGCGGGCCGTGGGCCGATCCCGTTCCAGCTCACGCTCGACGGGCGCGCGCCCGGCGCGGACCATGGCGACGACGTGGATGCGCAAGGGCGCGGCGTGGTCGACGCGACCCGCCTCTATCAGCTGGTGCGCCAGCGCGGATCGGTCGACGACCGCGTGGTGGAGATCCGCTTCCTCGATCCGGGTGCGCGGGCCTTCGCGTTCACCTTTGGCTGAACTCAGGCCTCGGGCAGCAGGTTCAGGCTCAGCATCGTGACGATCGCCTCGCCCGGCTGCCGCGACTGCCTGAAGCCGAAGCGGCGACCGAGCGAGCGCATCGCCGTGTTCTCCGACAGCGTGCTGCCGAACAGGCGCCGCACGCCGGACTGCCTCGCAAGCTCGATCAGGGCCGAGAGCAGCCGCGCACCGAGCCCCTGGCCTTGCCAGGCGTCGCCGATGACGATCGCGAACTCGGCCTCGCCGTGCGCGCCTTCCATGACGTAGCGGGCCACGCCCACCTGCCGCTCGCGGCCGTCGATGACGACGGTCGCGACCACCGCGCCTTCGCGCGAGCGGTCGATGTGCGTCCAGCGAAAGAGCTCGTCGGTGGTCGGCTTGCGCACGGACATCAGGCGCTGGTAGGAGGTGCGCGGCGAAAGGCCCTCGACGAATTCGCGCTCGCGCTCGAAGTCGTCGGGTTCGATCGGGCGCAGATGGATCGGGCTGCCGTCGTCGCCTGCGAAGGCAAGGCCCCGATCGTCGAAACGGGTGCCGGACTCGACATGAAGGCTGGGGGACATGGTGGCGACCTCCGAGGGGATGGCGTGCCGTCAATCTAGTCCTTGCCATCCCGCTGAAAAAGGCGGCCCCGGTCAATGCGGTATTGCACTGGCCGAAACAATCGGCTGCGTCCTGTGACCGATGGCCGACGTCTTTCCGAAGCAGAATGCGATGCGTCAACCCGCACCAGGACAGGAGGAAAGATGGAAATGGAAGATGTCAACGCAAGGCTGCGCGCGCTCGAGTTGCGGGCGGTGGCCCAGACCGCGGCCA
This region includes:
- a CDS encoding cytochrome c biogenesis protein DipZ; amino-acid sequence: MNASLYLAAFSGGALTLLSPCILPVLPFVLARTGRPFRQGTLPLLLGMALTFAAVASLGAVAGGWAVRFNQFGRAAALVVLAVSALALLSPRLADWISRPVVRLGDRLSNRVGRDTGWPGSVLLGVATGFVWSPCAGPILGLILTGAALAGPGVQTSLLLLAYAAGAALALGVALRVGEERFAGLNARLRTSVWPRRVLGSAMLAGVAAVAAGVDTGALARLSLDWSNGLEQRLLQALPMGAAAADTLPGAAKASEAPRGTPSGLPVESIRPDLSGAVNWLNGEPLNLQQLRGKVVLVNFWTYSCINCLRTLPHVRAWAQKYADRGLVVIGVHTPEFAFEKETGNVQKALKRLDITYPVAQDNDFAIWRAFQNQYWPALYFIDAEGRVRHHQFGEGGEARSEQVIRALLREAGADVAAANVVVPDTRGPGLPADLRNVRSPETYLGYRQASGFASPSGVAGDRSKAYTLGRLGLNDWGLKGAWTVGPEIVQLDEAGGAVAMRFHARDAHLVLGLAAGRGPIPFQLTLDGRAPGADHGDDVDAQGRGVVDATRLYQLVRQRGSVDDRVVEIRFLDPGARAFAFTFG
- a CDS encoding ATP-binding protein, coding for MPLPRTLLARITLVVVAGMVIAQALTFMAIRYERGQAMQTLMISGVERDIASSIAVLDRVPASERPGWLDRLERPNFRFALTGDVDTPAPASGPLRQFVDVITAALKPYPVLAVGLVPSMREAVRMQVRLGDGSSVYLLARRVPMPMSEWVIWLLLAQLVVLGLCAWQAARWMTRPLKRLGDAADALGPDLRPTVVDENGPVEVARTARAFNAMQRRIAGYVQERIQILAAVSHDLQTPITRMRLRVDLMDDELPERDKFRQDLESMRSLVQEGVSYARTLQGSTEAERRVDVGALLQSIVNDYADTGQPVTLAGDAGEPVATRPNALRRVVGNLVDNALKFGTKVEVRLSRIEAAGGAQLHIAVRDDGPGIPPDQLEAVLQPFYRVEGSRSRETGGTGLGLAIAHQLTLAMGGELVLSNRAEGGLEALLRLPV
- a CDS encoding DMT family transporter, whose protein sequence is MKPPDRRAPASGSGGLSALLLLVTALWGLNMTAMKTIATYFDPAVMATWRAAIAATLMGVLLWRQRSTRQRTRMNRRQFATAVGCAVLMVYLNQILVAGGLSRTTATNGSVAIALSPLVSSLMAAAILRERIGVMRIVGVLLGLGGVLIVVLKSPGAHVAGAGWGDAMVVASVVTFSIGGVFIQRLARETDALHASAMIYACGTLMLALHAIAVGAAGSITGWLSGFWPVMLVLFSALIATAFGNLAWNHAIVKIGVARVSLWFYWVPVFGVGFAALLLGETLSLWHVAGLVAVAAGTALGTYSRA
- a CDS encoding GNAT family N-acetyltransferase, with protein sequence MSPSLHVESGTRFDDRGLAFAGDDGSPIHLRPIEPDDFEREREFVEGLSPRTSYQRLMSVRKPTTDELFRWTHIDRSREGAVVATVVIDGRERQVGVARYVMEGAHGEAEFAIVIGDAWQGQGLGARLLSALIELARQSGVRRLFGSTLSENTAMRSLGRRFGFRQSRQPGEAIVTMLSLNLLPEA
- a CDS encoding ORF6N domain-containing protein; translated protein: MSAPVAAAPAVESISLSIASLRGQRVILDADLAALYEVPTKRFNEAVKRNAARFPADFMFQLSAEEWEALRSQFATSNAGRGGRRYRPFAFTEHGAIMAAMVLNSSRAVEVSTYVVRAFVRLREMALDHRDLAKRLDALEEKTELLDMRHDSFSRNTRSQLKQVFEALRQLMVQPEPSKRPIGFVTPEEKKGSKDSRARKSS
- a CDS encoding response regulator; translated protein: MTVTAPAADHILVVDDDREIRELISAYLVKNGMRVEAVPTGRHMRQALDQSGPFDLIVLDLMLPGEDGLQLCRDLRAGKHKAIPILMLTARGDEADRILGLEMGADDYLAKPFAARELLARIRSVLRRTRMLPPNMRSSAEARWLVFGDWRLDTVERHLLDAEGVVVSLSGAEYRLLRMFLDHPQKVLNRDQILNITQGRDAELFERSIDLMVSRLRKALRDDAREPRYIKTVRSEGYVFSAEVRVGEEV
- a CDS encoding cyanate transporter, yielding MTAAIAGRPPARMQGLGFALLVVLIAINLRAFLTSTSPLLDEIRAETGLGFRGASMLTMLPMLAMGLMSLIGVSLGGRIGARAGVLCGLAAIAVACGGRLFAEDAAWLLASAALAGVGVGLVQALMPGVVKRGYPAHTGMAMGLYSAALMGGGGLGAIGAPWLAHASGDWHAALAIWALPALLAAVIWACSRSDAAATGAAMDSETRNGWRQCLRNPRAWLLACYFGLVNGGYTSLVAWLPQFYAAKGRDAAHSGSMLTWMTVAQLVSALLVPVLARRHRDLRPWLVAMLVLQISGFAALALDAPMAVSAVGVLGFGLGGAFALCMALALDHLPHPEQAGALAAFMQGVGFMVAALAPLATGWMREHAGGFEASWTYLGVVAMLLLPVTWRLDPRSYARAVGGLFTSAGKHAWAAGKNRMSLDL
- a CDS encoding amidohydrolase family protein, which gives rise to MTQPSSLLIRNVRPLGAASVDILVQGDRIAAIAAGLAAPAGCAVEEGGGALLLPGLVEGHTHLDKTMWGMDWYRNEVGTRLIDKIENERAFRQASGHDAATQSLLLAKAFLAAGTTRLRTHVDVDTQAGLGHLQGVMRTRETLQALQQIQIVAFPQSGLLQRPGTAELLDEAMAAGADVLGGLDPCAIDGDPVRSLDVLFGIAERHGRPLDIHLHEPGAMGAFSLELILDRTAAHGLEGRVAISHGFCLGDLADGERGVLLDRMAKLGVCLVTSAPPSRTVPPLMACRQAGVTVLGGNDGIRDTWSPYGNPDMLERAMFIGMRYNLRRDDEIEIALDTVTHSGADGCGFADYGLVPGNRADLVLVDAQTVAQAVVSRPVRRLVVAGGRIVARAGALLPDAVPA
- a CDS encoding alpha/beta fold hydrolase, translated to MNTTNAPTARRGFLAGAAATLATVPLSGLLASAAQAAEPARASGQTRFQTLRQIDAGDLNVGYAEAGPADGEPVILLHGWPYDIHTYVDVAPILAAAGHRVIVPYLRGYGSTRFLAAGTPRNGQQAAVAQDIITLMDALKIQRATVAGCDWGARTACILAALWPERFNALVSVSGYLIGNPKVNAMPQSPAAEFAWWYQSYFATDRGSEGYEKDRAAFARFIWRQASPQWQFDDATFARSAAAFDNPDHVAVVVHNYRWRIGLVQGEARFDALEARLAEAPRIALPTITLEGDANGAPHPDPAAYAAKFSGPHQHRQLRGGVGHNLPQEAPADFARAVLDVARL